Genomic DNA from Telopea speciosissima isolate NSW1024214 ecotype Mountain lineage chromosome 2, Tspe_v1, whole genome shotgun sequence:
ggcccttgagtaggatagttcaaagagaaaaaaaaaaaaaaagaagagagccCAGTTCAGAAAATGGGACCACACCACACCACAGTGGTCCATGTCCGTCCATCTAAAATCCAATGGGCTGCTGCTTGTAGGGCAACCTTTTTGTTGGGCTCTTCTGTTAGGCGCATTCATGGGCTGGTACTGAACTCAATTCCCAAGCCCAacattcaaattttttatttgtttgtgaaCTTAAACCACCACAAACTATAAAATTATTGACAGTATCGTTCAAATTAATGgcaaatatatgtatatataatatatatatatatatcaaactaTTATaaagcacgttgtggcaaatTTTTCAGTTACCTtgtctacccttcattcttatctaaaattctattcttcaaatcttaatctttatgtcattcttttttaaaatttcatagtcttaggtacccttagtattaattactgtttttaattaatattaatattaataatatttattattatttaaaataaatctttCAATTGCCTcttttatccttcattcttatctaaaatttcaattttctattcttaatctataggtcattcctttttataatttcataatcttaggtacccttagtattaattattatttttaattagtgacaaatctttcagttacctattctatcattcattcttatctaaaattccattcttcaaatcttaatctttatgtctttctttcttataatttcataatcttaggtacccttagtattaattactgtttttaattaatattaatattaataatatttattattatttaaagcaaatctttcaattacctcttttatccttcattcttatctaaaattccaattttctattcttaatcTATATAGGTGATTCCTtttcataatttcataatcttaggtacccttagtattaattattatttttaattagtggcaaatcttttagttacctattctacccttcattcttatctaaaattccattattcaaatcttaatctttgtgtttttctttcttataattttataatcttaggtacccttagtattaattactgtttttaattaataatatttattattatttaaagcaaatctttcaattaccACTTTTATCCTTCactcttatctaaaattccaattttatagtcttaatctataggtcattcttttataatttcttaatcttgggtacccttagtattaataatatttattattatttaaatttaaaaatattcGTTTTTATGTTTGCTTTTAATTAAAATTcatgatttcaaaattgaaaaaaaaataggagaaaaagtATATCTAAAactatatctatctatctatctctctatatatctctctatctctctatcacTGTTTATAACGTAACTATACAAGTGCATATATTATTgattaaattataattttgttaGTTTCACTCTCTAATATCTCTACTTAGAGTCTACGTATGGTCACACGTGCATtcttactagtatatatatatatattaaatacaaATATTATAATTAAGATGTACAATTGGGGCTTAAGGCTCGTCAAACATGGAAATTGAGTTCGAATTGGTCCGAAATCAGTATTTAAGGTGAATCGGTCAGCAACAGGGCGAAACACTAGAAAACTTGTACAGAtatgccaatttttttttggtaatatagATATGCCAATTCAAATAAGGGGGAATTGGGATTGATCGTGACCGATTTCAATCCGAATTGGCTAATTTGAATCAGGGAGAATTGGGATCGATCGCAGCTGATTTTGATCCGAATTGACAGATTCGACCAATCCGAATCCGATTTTTTAAACCCTAGCTTGGCAATTGAGAAAATGTAGCTCAAATATTCAGttaaatgataaaaaaactTTAATAAGAGAACTCAAATTGTCACATTTTACAGAGAAGAATAGGAGATTCTATAGTGATGATCATCAATACTTGACTATAGATTTCTAGACCCATTCACTTCAAGTAAAGAGGTCCCCCTAATAATCTATATGCATGGGAGGTATTTATAGCTACTGAATATGCTTGAAAAAGATTAGGGCTACGTACTGTGGGCCTCCTTTTCTTCGACATATATAGGGCTATGCCAAGGTTTACCACATGTAAAATTCAAATAATTAATAGAAGTCACAATAGCAGATTGAAACAATTTACTACagacataaaaaagaaagaaaaactctTAATTAGCTTAGTTATTAGCTTTTCTTATCAAATTAAGTAACTTCTAATACCCTCATTTGAattctttctacccaaaaaaaaaaaactctcattTGAAAGTTATGAAACTTTTATTACTTACTTAGTATAGTAAATATTTGCTGGTTATCATACATTAAAATCTTATGATTTACTAAGAATTTGTCACACTTTGCTAGCTAAAGTGATGCCTAGAAGGACCCTAATTTTAATGTTTCTTCAATTGTAATTTTAAAAAACTCTGGCAATAAATTGAACTTATAACAAACCTTATGAATTGACGGTGCCAAGAAGTTGATTTATTAGGTGGGCAATTagcatcattaaaaaaaaaatctaaggaaATCCTTTGGAATGAATCTCCAACACATGTTTTCTCAACCTTATTGTGGGATTGAGCTTCCTGAAAGTGAGGTGCTTGATAATAAATATAGTTTGATGGCAAAAACAGAATACAAGTTGCGGCGGAACCCATTCAGTTGAGAGAAGGCTAGCTAGCTGTTAACCATATCGCTAAGAGgatgaaatattaaaaaaattaataataatatcaaTAGATTTTGAGAAAGATTTATTCTTTCATGATCCAACATTATCCACGTGGAAGTGGAAGATCTCTCTCAACGTACCCCTTTTGCCATTTCTAATCAATTAAGAACCAAAATTAAGCAAGGGGGGAGTGAGAGTGATGATACATCTAAATTAATAGAGGTTTTGTCTACAAACATTAAATTGTCTATCAAAATTAAGCAAGGGTTTTCTTCTCCATCCCTATGTCTAGTGAAGTATTACCCTTCAATATTTGCCACTTGGGATTACATGGccgggttagtccatgtgatagaagacccAACATTCATCTCAATGGCTAAATTTTAGGTCAAAGTAAACAAGGAGAGTTGCTCAAACTCTAATACAAAGTTTAAATAAAATTATCAGAATACCATCAAtcggagatgaatataaaatacaaaatgacatcttttgtaattttagctacttactctactcattttaagttgaaattgtaccaatgagatatTTGTCAGGTCTTCTATCAACATGGAGTAACCAATGCACCAGCCATGCAACAAATAGTGAcatgttatacttcactaggcatagtgacggagaagaaaaccctttgtttaaataaaagaaaatgccttcaaggggaaatttttttttgtggattgTCGATCAGAAATCAGAATCCCCTTAGCATGATTCTGCGCGCTGGGTATGGAATTGCAATCATTGAATGAACGGGTGATTCTTCTCTTGCAGGTAAAGCAAGGACAGGAGGAGTAAACATTACTAattaatgaagaaaccttgCTTGCACCAACCAAAGCTACAATCCAAAGCAATTAAGAAGGGTCCAGGGTCTCATTCTATCATTCTATCATTTCTGGAAAAGTTGCTTTCTTCAGTCCCAGTGAGTTACTACTTAGCTTTCTCCCACCTATCTCTCTCTACCCTTTActtcatatatatatgttgCTTCCTCTGCCTTTGCCTTCAAACAACACTGCGCATTCTATTCCTACTCGCCTCTCTTCGATCTCTCTGCTGATATCGATCATCTTAATTAGGAGGTGGAGATCCAATGGGGAGCAAATGGGTAGTGCGCCCTGTCATGGCCATCACAGCCTTGTTGTTGTTAGTTTCAATGTGTGGAAGCGCAAACGCAGGATtaatgaaggaaaagaagaaggtgTGTGATAAGGGGTGGGAGTGCAAAGCGTCCATCTACTGCTGTAACCACACCATTACTGATTATTTCCAGACTTACCAATTTGAGGATCTCTTCTCCAAAAGAAACTCTCCTGTTGCTCATGCTGTTGGCTTCTGGGATTACCATTCCTTCATTACAGCTTCCGCCGACTACCAACCACACGGCTTTGGCACCACCGGTGGCAAGCAGACGCAGATGAAGGAGGTGGCTGCATTCCTTGGCCACGTCGGCAGTAAGACTTCCTGTAAGTAGTACACTCGCCCATATTCTTATTTCTAAACCCCATCCTCCTCTATGGCTTCTGTAAAACCTCCTATACCCAATATTGCTTATTATGAGTTTTGGGATGCAAACTTTGATCCCTCTGAGCCTTTTCCAAAATGAGCCccttttgcatatatctatatgCCGAGTATTAATTACTTGGAACTAGTTTCTTTCCACCCATTGTGATGAGAGATTCTCTTCATCCACCCATCTGATCCTCTGATTGGACTGAAGAAGGCTATTTCTAACCATGAACAATATAGGAGGGtagaaattaatgaaaaatcgGAGTCCAATCATAACATCAAATCACCATTGGCGAAGAtaagatgaagaaaaacttaatACTACTTCATAAGCAGCCTTTGAAAAAAAAGGGTAGAAGGTTGATGGTGAGCCACAGCAAGATAACCCAAGCCCTGAGCCTATGGTGAATCATGGAgagaattctctctctctctctctctctctctctctctctctccctgtgTGTGAATTCTTGTTGTCCTTGTTCTTTTCATACATATCAGacgggtgtgtgtgtgtgtgtgtgtgtgtgtgtgacttcttgttttccttgttcttttcaTACGTACATGTCTCAGGTGGTTATGGTGTTGCCACTGGGGGTCCAAATGCCTGGGGACTCTGCTACAACCATGAAATGAGCCCAAGCCACTCATATTGTGATTCCACTGACTACGTCCACCCCTGCTCACCCGGTGCCGAATACTACGGTCGAGGTGCCTTGCCTGTCTACTGGAACTATAATTATGGAGCCGTTGGAGAAGGGCTGAAGGTTGATCTGTTGAACCATCCTGAGTACCTGGAACAGAATGCCACACTTGCCTTCCAAGCTGCTATGTGGAGGTGGATGAACCCTGTCAAGAAGCACCAGCCCTCTGCCCACGATGTCTTTGTTGGCAATTGGAAGCCTACCAAGAATGACACCTTGGCAAAGCGTGTTCCTGGCTTTGGAACCACCATGAATGTTCTCTATGGAGATCAGGTCTGCGGTCAACGTGAAAATGAGTCCATGAACAACATGGTCTCTCACTATCTGTATTACCTGGACCTGATGGGTGTTGGCCGGGAGCAGGCAGGACCCCATGAAGTCTTGACTTGTGAGGAGCAAGAGCCTTTCAATCCTTCCTCTACAtcttcaacttcttcataaACATGAGATATGGTTCTAAAGCACCTCCATCCATCATTACTAAATAATCAAATTGCGGTATTTAATGTGTTTTGCTTTTGTTTGCGAGTATCCAATTGGCGATGCCATTGCTTTGTTTGTAGATATTGTTGCCTCTTCTGTTACCACCAACCTGTTGTATGAAAGAGACCAACTTTATAAAAGCAACATTTACAGTGTGATTCATTAGGAAAGGGCCTTCTTGAATTTTTAATTTGGAACAGGAAAAAATAATTTCTCATGTACGCATATTCACAGATACCAACCTATGTAAGTGTCGAACTTTGGAAGCCTGATCGAGTGTCTTTAAATTCCATTTGCTTGGGTTGGGCAAGCAAGGGGTTTCATCCCATTTGCCATTTGCTTGATGCTTCTGTACTGTTCTCATTTTTCAGGCATTCAACAGGAGTCATAttggctgggctataaatataGCTTCCACAGTAACTGGGGAGCCCTCCTCTGAGGGCCAAAATGATTCACAGGTCTTGATGAACAAAACTCGTCATTGTCAAAATCTGCAGGTACTACTTAAACAATGTCATTGTGACTCAGTAAATCAAATCTCTAAGTATGTAAAGAAAAAGTACCAGCAAGGGAAGCCTTCATACCTAAAGTACACAAAAGACATCTAGCTCAAAAATGCCAAAACACCTTGGCGGccagaccaaaacataacacatggctcaaaagtactcatttcgaagatctcaacGAGCCCCGCCATTTTTTGGCATTCCGAAGTCGTTTTGAAGCTGAAATGGCCCCCcctccgaaggtctcaaccgcaCTTTTTGGACCAAATCAGGTTTCACCAACAACAACTTCGCCCTGAGCTTAGAAGAGTTCACGCGATATCAAGCATGGAAGAGATTGTGTATCTCATGTCAGCAAGGTACATTCCCACCTTCTATCACTTTTGGAATAGTTAGACCGTTGGTTCATGTTTCAAGATTGCAGCATTCGATATCAGAGCTGGCTGGAGACTAGCTACACCATGCGAATAGGTGGTGACACAACTCCAGTTGTAATGATCAACCCTAAAGTATGAGACTTTGAAGAATTAATGCTTCACGATGTAGCTTGATATAGGATATTTCTGAGGTGCATTCTTCATCTTTATCTTCATCAAAGAGAGATGATTAACAACGAATAATGTTGCAGACGCCCAATTCACTGCATAGGTTGATTTGAGTGAACGTTTATACCATTCTCTGAAATCCAGTGGCATAtatcttttctctattttggaGCTGAAATTTGATCAAGTAGATATTCGTGTGGGGTTCTCTATAACATGCACCCGTGTGATTCTGATCGAACGACTAGGAATTTTGGTATCACAACAAATTTAATATCATGCTAGTGattaaataaacaaacaaaaacaaaaaaaaataaaaaatagaatcaTTAAAGACAGGATTTTGATACGTCCATCCACCTGAATTGTTTTCTATACTctaggtttttttgttttgttttgttgggaTATACTTTACTTTAGTTGTCAATACTTATCATGTGGTGGCATTGAGGTTACTTAAGTTTAGTGGACATGTTTTCTACATTAATTATCAgctatttgaaatttttttaaactaattttgGCAAAGATTTGATTGCTAggaaaaaagtttaaaaaataggATGTGTGATTATGTTTGGCATTGAAAATTGACAATAACTATTCCAAATGGTCActtat
This window encodes:
- the LOC122650366 gene encoding chitinase-like protein 2, which gives rise to MGSKWVVRPVMAITALLLLVSMCGSANAGLMKEKKKVCDKGWECKASIYCCNHTITDYFQTYQFEDLFSKRNSPVAHAVGFWDYHSFITASADYQPHGFGTTGGKQTQMKEVAAFLGHVGSKTSCGYGVATGGPNAWGLCYNHEMSPSHSYCDSTDYVHPCSPGAEYYGRGALPVYWNYNYGAVGEGLKVDLLNHPEYLEQNATLAFQAAMWRWMNPVKKHQPSAHDVFVGNWKPTKNDTLAKRVPGFGTTMNVLYGDQVCGQRENESMNNMVSHYLYYLDLMGVGREQAGPHEVLTCEEQEPFNPSSTSSTSS